In the genome of Mauremys reevesii isolate NIE-2019 linkage group 6, ASM1616193v1, whole genome shotgun sequence, the window CACAAATATCAACTTGGGCTCATGGAGCCAGGCTCAGCTTTGAGATTTACATGCAGGACTCTTAAGAGTCAATAGAAAACACAACAGATCTGCAGGATGAAAACACTGTGTTGCAAATCTGCTCACTTTGTTCAAAAACACAAGGAACATTTATGATTCAGGTACTTAGTACTTAAGGACTGCATTGAGAAGCTATTCACTGAAAGACAATAGCCTGCCTTTGGTTGCCCATGATGAAATACTGGACATAATGCAACAGTAGCAATGGACAAAGAATTAAGGTACTGTATTTATATGGTGAGTATTTGTTACCATTCAACAGCATAATGAGGCACAAGCCTTAAGGCTAAAATATGAAGTCAGGCAAAAATGGATAGAAAGGGGCTTAAACCACTGAATCTTCAATGTCAAGAACATCCATAATAGAGGTCATCTGGGCCTCAGATCTCTGATTAACAGCACCTTTTCCTAGTCTTCTGTGTAAGGTTGGGTATCTGGGTGTTCCTCCCCTCAACAGTGATAACTGGCTTCACATACTAGCCTTCTGTGAAGCAGTGCTTTCAAACTTGCAAAGCTCTGCCTTAATGTGACATGACGATTTTGTTGCTGAACTGACCATTTTTGCAATTCTGATTACTTTTTAAAACTGCCACACAAACTACCTTGGTTTACAACTATCTTGCAAGATTAAAACTGTGAAAGGATCTGCAGCTGTGGGCTGCTATTTACATCCACAGTCCAATGCAGATGACCGAACCACTGAGGCTGCCTATAGCTTTCATTAGTTAGTACACCACTGGCATGCAGAACTCTAGTGTTCATTGAATGAAATTCACGTAACAGCATACCTCAAAGCGAGTACAATGTACACCACAAAAGGCGACAACAGGTTTAAGCCGTAGATGATCTGTCCGGACACTCGTAGAAAAGCCAGAAAGAAGAGCTAAGAAAGATgttttttcgggggggggggagggggggggaaataataataaaaaaaaaggaatgcagcagaaAGCAACAAATGCTTCTCCTTCTCTAAAACAAGTCTTTAATGTAAGAGGACTGTTCTTTCATGAGGTTTTTGTCTTTACATGTAACAGATAAACTATTAGGCTTTTAAGTCCATACACAAACATCCAGATTGCTAATTTTGATATTAAATGAGAGACTACTGATTGCCAATGTGTAGTCTAAAGATCTTTCTGAAGTAACATATAATGTTATCACTGTTGTGGCACCAAGCACTTGGGTTTGTTAAGAAGCGTATATAACAAAAATACAACATTTAGAATAGAAGGCAGCCTTGTTTTGTGTAGTTTTACTGGTTCCTTCAACTTGTAAATGTGGGCTGCATTTTCTAATCAACAGTTTATATAGCTGATTAAACCTTTTATAGTTTAAAGCCTTTTCACTGAAAGGTGCAAGTCAAACACTTGATGTTGTACTGTCTTGTGTCTACGAAGATGCACAAATATTCCCATGTACTGCTAATTCTTAAAAAGCGACTTTGAAATAAGGTATAGAAACACAGTAGATTGATGTTACTTGGGTTAGGCACTCCTTAACACTGCACAAACCAACAATTTACTTTTTTTGAAATCATCTCAGCCCCAACCCTGAAAACAAGGACTGCCAGTAGCCaagaaattaaatttaatgttacATAAGAAGGCAATATTGAAAATATCAAACTACACTTGCATGTGGCAGTTGAACAGGTGAGTGCGAGGTTGAAGAAAAAGTTAAAGGCTATGAAAAAATTTTTTAGATTAATGATTACAATATTAGATCAACTTTACACAGCTTGAATTTGCAGCTGTTTACTTTAACTCCCTCTCCCCAAAAATATAGCGACTTCCTTCAAGAAAAGGAGTTCCCTTACACAAAATGTGTCATGTTCACACAAATTTGTTTGTATTATTCAGAACAAAACAGTTTTGTtggcagagattgtgggttcgCAGGGACATTTAAGCTTTCATTAAACTGGAAAGCAGTCAAGTCTTTGTGTCTACAAATTTTACATTTAATAGTTCCACGAGTTTGGCAAGAGTTCACGATGATGTCTAAGATGTTTTCACCAAATCATAGACATAAATATGGAAATCATCATCAAACTTGATGAAATAGACAGAAGGTTTGGCTTCAACTTGATGAATGACCATGCCAGTCCTTTTAGAGCCATCTTCTTTGGCATATTCCACTTGTTTGCCTACCAGGCTGTCCACAACTTCACCTGGTTCCCGTTCTGCTGGAGGCGAATCATCTGTAACACAGAAAACATGATGTGTTTAGTTAGGAGTTTAAGGATTTTCAATCCACATAACAACTGCAAAGACATCTTCAGAATGTATACAAATATCAGGAGTCGTGAGAAGAGATGAATTACAATGTTTGAGAAGAACATTTAAAAAGTTGTAGTCTATTCAGTCAAACAAAGTTCATCAGTTCCACAATTTACCATTACAGGAAAAAATGTACTTGGGTAACACTGCAACCAGAATTTTAAGAAACTGAATTCTTATACTAGCCTCCTAGACTTCCTGCATCCATTAGCATCTATGTAGTCACATGCACAAAAAGCAAAGTAACAAATGAGgaagttctttgagatatgtggtCCCTGTCTGTATTCTACTGTGGGTTATGCATGCAGACCATGTGTCTGGAGCCAGAGAAATCTTCTAGTACCCATCTGATACTCCTTCCCCTCGCCAAATCCACAGAGCAGCcaaggggggaaatgggggaaaaaaaatcaaactaataGTTTCACTGCTGATCGTTTTAGCAGAAACGCTGAGCTACTGTGCTTAATAATCATAGCTGGATGTAGGGGTATATATGCTACAGTGAAGTGAGGGAAACAACCTCTTTCCCTCCAAAGTTTATACAATGTAACCTCTATTCCTGGCCAAGAGGGAGACAAGAGATACAGCCCCCCTTCTCTCTAATACCAAAAGCTTCAACTGCtacctggatttaaaaaaaaaaataaataaataaaagaaaatccaAGACACATAATCACCCCTCTACCTTCCTGGATTTAAAAAACCCATCTCTTAAAATCTCCAGCCTCCCCTTGAATAACTCCTGTAACAAACATGGTCAATACGAAATCTGAAATACACAGAGCACAAAGACTGGGGGCAGTGTAAAGTGAAATTTAATCAAAAAGGGAATAATATTAAGACATGGGTAATTTTTAATGAACTAACATTCAAGTCTTTAAACATCTCTAAAATAATTCTATTCTATTCTTTTTATCATACCAACTTGCAAACAAACTGGTTGTTCCTATCTACAGTTACAGGGCTGAAAATTAAATTTAAGGAAAAAACCTTCAGTATGTGTGTATATGTTCATTTCATTGTGTATCATAATGTTTGAAtggcacatgtgcacacacatcaGTTTCCCTTACCATCTTCGCTATAGGTTGACTGACTCAGAAACACACGTACCAAAAGTCTTTAAGAGTTATCACCCAAAATTCCCATGTCCTGATGTGATCATTTAAGAAACACACACGGCATTTATTTAGTGTACATGAATTCATCTAGTTTCACTTTAGCCCTTGTGATCTGTTATATTTAGTTAAAAGGTAACACAAAGGAACAAAAAAAAGCCTAACTTTGCTTTCCCATCAAAAAAGTGCAATGATTAAACCAATATTTTTGAGGGAGAATATCTATACACATGGAAAAAGTGGATGGTGGTAGTATAGGCTAATACAATTACCATTTTATCCTTGTTTCAAATTACCACCATTTAAGAGTCATCCCTAATATTAAAATCATATGAATCTTCTGCAGTTCTTGCAGTTCGTCAGCTCTTTCATTTcaggaaacaaacaaacccaatgtCTATGGAAAGTGAACTGTCATTTTggtttagaagaaaaaaaaagtactggCGTACTTACTGGAATCAGGCATAATGCGGAGGTCACCTTCTTTATAGTCATCTAAGAGCTGATACATGTATAAGACAGGATCCTTCTCATAAGTAATATAAAACCACGTGTTCATTATAGGAGCTCGAGCCAAAACCATCCCCCTCCACTCATCTTTTGAGCCATCCTCTGTTTCAAACATATgttccacagctttgccaatcaTTGTGTCTGCCAGGTGGGCATCACTGATTCGAGATGAAGCTGAAATATGTACACAATATTGCATAAAATTCAGGACCACTCGGAAGCCTGCATACTACATCTTCCATAGAAATCATGAAAAGGGCTTCATTCAAATTGTTTTCTTTACAAAATAATTATATGAATTAACTGGTGGATATTTTTATTCTCTGGGTATATCCAGATTACAAAGATGCGGAATTCTAGCTATGGTTAttaaataagggcttgtctacactgtcaGTTATTCTagaatagctattcctgattaaATTCCATGTGTGGACACAGTTATTCCAGAACaagagcatccacacatggaGCTAATCAGGAAATTAATCCACTTTAAACTCACACCCCTACTGTACTCCAGATTAAtttttatgtgtagacaagccccaactCACTGCACTCACACTAcagaaaaatataattagaaacaCTAAGGAAAACCAATTGTGGTTTACAGAGCAGATATCACAACACCTTtgtttctattaaaaataaacttttagcAAAAGGGGTGAGGGCTGATCATAAAATAGCCTCTAGAGTTTTCTACTgtcactgaattttttttcttcttgaaaCACAGCTAACTCCTTGCAGCCAACAAAAAAAGCTGATCTAGTTTGAGATTCAGTGACACTTGGTGTGAATTCTGAACTTTAATAAGTGTTTCAGACATCCTACAGGTTTTAAAAATTCAGATTGAGCTATTGAAAACAAACATTAATtcaattatttcatttttaaagaaatttcactttatttttattacttctCAGAAAAGGCATAGGAGAAACACTTAATACAGGACCATAGAATATGGAGTACAGCAAAGAAAATTCTCATGAAATTGAACTGTAAAATGTGAACTCTCACTCAGCATTAACATTTAACATGTAACAGAAATATTAGTCTAAGCATTACATAAGCTTTTTATAGAGAAATCTTGGCTGTGAATAAGGTTGATCAATATTATATCATATATAAGTAAGCCAATTAGATGACAATTTACAGTACTGAACTTCTATAGCACTCAATGTAATATAAAAATAAGTTATTTAATTTGTGAGTAAAATTCCCTACTCACTCCAAAATAAGGAGAACATTTACTAATGAAAGTCCACAGACTTGACAAAATGTAATCCAGCAGCTCCATCCAGCACCCTGTCCAGAGCATGCAATATATATGTACGTGCATCAAAAAGCACTTACCAACTCTGTCTGGAAGGACTTCAAGAGCTGACACTCTTTCATCTTTGTGCAGTTCTAGTCCATAGACGCAATCAAATCCATCATACTTAATAAGGTAGAGAGAAGGATTTACAGGAACCTGATCAAGAACTGTCCCCTTCCATTGTGTTACAGGTCCACTCCCTTCTTTCCATCCATGCTGTATTCTGCACCCTACAATATTTCTTCGGGGCTGAGAAATGGGTTTGCTAGGTCCCACGTTGTTTCGATGCTTTCTGTATATAGATACAAACAGGATTAAGCAAGTGTGCAGAAAAATGTTGTTTATTCTATTTATAATCCAATGTAGTTCAATGTTTTATTTTAACATACAAGTattccttatttttttatttaatgttgGACAAATTCTAATGCAGCTTGTATTATAGTGCACCTCTTTTTGAATAGGCCAAATTACTGTACTAATTGCCTTTAAATTATTTAGGAAACATACTACTACAATAATGAAAAGAAAAACTATGGTCCTGTGATCAGTTGCTATGCTGCCAAATAATTTGAAACTAACTGAGCTGGCCAAATTTTTGCCGTAACAGATTTTCAGCAAAAATGCAgttttataaaaaagaaaaaaaagaaaaaaaatgttttgtaggAACTTATCAATTTTAACAAAAATTGACAGAAAAAGATCCAAAAGTTGCATTTCAATAGTGTTGGCTAAAATCTTTTAGTTTCtactttaatattaaaatattatattcTACATTACACATCTGGGATGGTTTAGGTATACTTGGTCTGCCTCCGCATAAGAAGCAGATTTGGGTGACCTtccgaggtccctttcagccctacattttcaTAATCCtacatataaaatataatataaaaaaagTTTAAACATTTCTTGAATCAAAACTATGCTGAACTGACATTTTTCTGAACTTTCAATTTGTAGGAAATTTTGAACTTTCAGATTTTTGCTCAGATTTGGAATGAAattttttgaaatgtcagaattcctTGCCAACTGAACCTTCTGAAAGCACAACTCACTTGTTTTAAAAGGTCAATTCAGACATCAAAAGGAAAGTTTAATTAGAGCCATGCCTATCTCTCTTATTAACAAGGCATCAGTATTTGTTAGATACTTAACTAATCTGAGGCCAATATGAAGGATGCCTCTCACACCCACAAGCAGGATAAGCAGCCGCAATTAGCATTTGTTGGTCAACAGCTGTTTTTGTAGTAGTGTGTTTATGTATTTTCTCTGTTCTCCATGCCTACGCTGGAGTTCAAGTAACTTTTCAAACTATCAGTAAGTGCAGCATCGCCTGAGAAGTGCTCATCAAACATAGGCGTAGCATGCCAACAAGAAAAGCACTCTTTTGACGTTCCTTTTCAGTACAACGCCACTAGGGTCAGCTGCAAGGAAGGAGCAGTATGGAAGATTCTCTTTAGAGTGAGCAGTGAGGACTAGCAATCcacttctgctcctctctctcttcaGTGGTTTATTCTTTCTTTATGGAACCTGCCACCAAAAACAAATTGCCAGCACGAACCACTTGCCAATGGTTAATATTGCCAAGTCTTCATCAGTTATGGTTGTGAGAGATCTTACTTTTGCTATCTGACAAAGTACCAAACTGTATCTAGCAGTATTTAACATTTAAAAGTCTTATTTCATTAAAACAAGTGACAATTTATAGCATCTATGTAGGGACTATATGGTTACCAGTATATTGTAGCCATTTTCAAGAGatataaatatatgtattaaattatttcatatatttattttagCTTGCAGTAATCTGCACCATTAACACACTAGTCACATGGCTTTCAGATTAAGATAAATCATTGTTTTTTCTTATGATAAACTTTAGATAATTTTAGTAGTTTTACAATAAATACTGTTTGCTGCAACCTTGCCAACTTCATTTAACCTGGTACAAATATTTACACAACATTAATTGCTCTAATTATTAGAAACTGAATGTCACAAAAAGCAACCTATACCATTCTCAGAAAAAAGTTAGCAACAGTGTAAAGCATTCTCAGCAGTAGCTAGCAGCCTCTCAGATCCGTTACCtaccttgcagtaactgaagcTCAAGCTGCATAGTCCCTAAGGGTATTCTTGCCCCAGGCACTGGAAGATTTTTCAGTTGCAAGGTCCATTGATCTGTACCTGCACCCTACACCACCTTGTGCTCTGAATCAAGGGCATTAAGGGGTGGCACAGTCTaaccacctctccagttcctaGTTCTACCCTGAATCAAGAGAGGATgtgagaagagaggaaggagggtgggttgtgcAATACccatagggaccacacatctcagagaactccagttactgcaagATAAGTAACCTTACtgtcttcttcgagtgctgttcCCTATGGGTATTCACTGTAGTTGACTTGCACGCAGCACTCTTTGGAGGAGGAGGGTAAAAGCAAATATGCTGTGCCACAGATCGCAGGACAAAAGTAGGCATCTGATGGTGAAGCTTGAGCAAGGGCTTGATGTCCAATAAAAATGTGACTCAAGCCCCAAGGTGCCAGTCTAAAGATTTGAGGTGAATTCTTTGCAGGGAAAGCACTGAGGTAGCTTGTGCTCTGGTTGGGTGAGCCCTGGCACTCTGTAGCAAAAGGGGCATTCATAATCCCATAGCCAAGGAGGATGCAGTCCAAAGTCAATTTACAGAGTCTTTGCAAAGGAACTGCTTCTCCTTTTATtctctcaagtatcagaggggtagccgtgttagtctggttctgtagaagccacaggattctttgctgtttcatTCTCTCGGTGATGGAAACCCATAGTCTCAGCAACTTCCTAAAGGACTTTGTCCTTTACAAGTAGATGAGAACTCTGCAGACATACCTGTTACTGTGGGGTTTGGAGAGGAAAATAGGCAATTTTGATTCAAGTGAAACCTGAGATGGAATCTCAAGGGGACTATCTCTGTGAAACACCATATAGGGAAGGGTCTGCCATGTGGGGTCTGTTCAAATGGTGGGCTGAGAGAATCAGGTTCAGGTTCTAGAGAGATGTAGGTTTTCataattttgggggggaggggaagagagattcTAGTAATACCCTTTAAGAATCTCACAGCTGTAGGATGAGTGAAAACTGAGCAGCTCACCATCAGAGGATTGAAAAAGTTAATAGCTGCTAAATATACTCACAAGGAATGAATAGATAGACCAGATGTCTTTAAGGACGTATCTTCTCCAGACtcaacaaacccaattttttaagttttccctcaaaggtcatgttttctaaacctttaatcattttttgttgctcttctctggactttctccgatttgtccacatcttttctgaaatgtggcacccagaactggacacaatactccagctgaggcctgatcagCATggtgtagagcagaagaattacttctcttgtcttgcttataacactcctgctaatacatcccagaatgaggttcTTTTTTTGCAATGGTGTTACACTGCTAACATAtagttagcttgtgatccactatgacccccaaatctctttctgcagtactccttcctaggcagtcatttcccattctgtatgtgtgcaactgattgttccttcctaagtggagtacttaggatttgtccttattgaatttcatcctatttacttcagaccatttgtccagaacattttaaattttaatcctatcctccaaagtacctGCAAGAcaccagcttggtatcgtccgtaaactttgtaagtgtactctctatgacaTTGTCTAATCACTGATGATTGTAGAGTGTTTCCTGCTGTTAAGGATGGTTTGGACCTCTTCTGAGCACAATCTCTTTGTCTATCCAAAAACCATACTGCCAGATTGAGGGACCCTGGCTTGCAATGGTTGTTCTGGTCTCCGTTCTGAGGCCGTAGGTTCAGGAAGGGTTGTAAGCACATGCATGGGTAAGAGGTGCAGGGGGTCTGATATTTCAGTGTGCTCTTTGCTTTTGGTATGGTCAGTGCAGATACATGCTCCCGTGAGCTCTAGACACACCCCTATCTGGGTGTGGAGTCTGACTAGATGGGAGAGTAGGGGAGAAGCAGTCGTTTTCTTCAAGAATTAACGAGGCTATTTATCCTGCTTCTTATGGGGACATTTACCCATACCCTCCTCATGTTTCTGTTTAGAGAAGTCCTCAGATTTGATCAAGGATCCTGAGCTAGGGAGTGCCAGTGCGGGAGGGGCACTACTTGGTAGCTCCAGTCCATGTGTTGGGAAGCTCAACATCCAGGATCAGATTGGGGCCCCATGGAGAGCTCAATTAAATATTTGCAAAGCTAGAACTCACAGGACTGTTTAGTTCATGGGGGAAAGAATGGCAGTTCTCACACTTAGAAGGAATGTGTAATTCCTTGAGATAGTACAGGCAGCTCTTGTGAGGATCACTAACGAGGAAGACCTGGAAGGCAGGCAATTCATGCCAACCCTTACACACTTGGTTGAGAGCATGAGGTGGTGTAGAGTTCAGGCATGGACTGCTACTGAAAAATCTTCCTGCCTGAGGTGAGTGGAGCACATGCTCACCCGCAGTGAATATCAACAGGGGCCTGCACTCAGAACAAATAGTGCTTTGCAGAGATCCAAGACATGACAGATAGTAGTGAGATCTGGAAAAACTGTTCATAGAATGCTTCCATCATTCTACAAGGTTGCTGAAGTAGGAAATGTACTATTCCATCAGATATAATTAGAACTATACATTCACTGGGAACTGCAATTTCTCTCAACTCCAGTCTTGCATTCTCCATGAAGAAATTCTTAGTGGGCAGTTCAAcagtattttctttattttcagaTTTCACTTCTGTCACAATTATATGCAGTCTTTAGCAGTATTTTCTAGAAAGGCTTTGAGTGGCCACCCTGGCATCACAGGTTACTATAACACATATACAATTGAAACCTTTTCCCAATTAAATACAGCAGAAACGTGaagttcagtatttttttttaaataagcaactTTTGTTAAGTACATTTTCAAAACATGCGTGTTTAAGAGATATAACAGGTCTTTGCTAATTTCTCTTGTTCTTTTCTcttgttttttgtaacttttctTACTAAATATATCCACTACAATGTCAGTAATATTTCATTAGGAAGGAATCAGTGATGTGAAATTTGTTCCTGCACAATGAAAATCTGATTTTGTGTGCAGTAAGTTTACTTCAACACAGAGTTCCACGCTAAGACATCTTTTGATTAACTGTTTGGTGAATAAGCGTAATTCTTTCTGAATGCTAACTGAAAAAAATCTATTAGGACAAGTGTTCAAAGAGACACTACCgagtttaaataattttaaacgaGTTTTTGAACGTTACCAATACCTTAGAATTAAATTTGAACTTTTAGAAATATCTATTCCCCCGCCCAACACATCATTTATGCTGTTTATGCTTTACATTTCACTCATTTTAGACTTAGTGAACCactaagggatagctcagtggtttgagcattggcctgctaaacccagggttgtgaatttaatccttgagagggccacttaggatctggggcaaaatcagtacttggtcctgctagtgaaggcagggggctggacttgatgacccttcgggggtcccttctagttctatgagataggtatatcacaatatattattattattaaatttgtTTATAGTCCATTTCACTTTCTGGTTATAATGCATATAATTCTTCAATATTGGGACTGCAAATAATTCAGGGGGATACTTAAATAAAAACCACTTGTCGTTTTCAGTGAAATGAAGTTCCACAATCATTTTAACTTAAATTTTGGGCCTGAACTACCTTTAAAATAACTAACAAGCTTCTAGCTCATAGCTACTTTTAAACACACCACTGCCTAAAGAAAGTATCATGAATGCAAACTTACAAAAGTAAAAGCGAACCAGTATCTCTTCCAAAAGACCCTGAATTTATGAATAACTATTTCCAAAGTGTTTTACAGTCTAAGAGACACCAAAACAGGTTATTATTATACTAAGATTTACAATTCCAAATTAAGGTCATACATGAGGAAAATATTCTAGTTTAgtgctacttttaaaaaaaaatgaatggttTTACAGCACAATTAAAGTTGTTTGGGTGCTCTAACTGTGCTTTTCCAACTTTAAtatatttggattttttaaaCTTAATCTTAACTCTCTATTTCCTGGTCTTATGCTGCTTGTTTCTGGGGTAATTACAAAATCCTTGTAATATATTTTACCCTAAGTTAGTGATATGTATTTTTAACCTT includes:
- the SPIN1 gene encoding spindlin-1 isoform X3, whose protein sequence is MEGLGGQPAGIKQSLCLNHSCHISAREKADSISGLLQRIPQLPLPSPDGHSEKGLFVCLSLLTAWKATIFPEGHAGVSASMMKKRTSHKKHRNNVGPSKPISQPRRNIVGCRIQHGWKEGSGPVTQWKGTVLDQVPVNPSLYLIKYDGFDCVYGLELHKDERVSALEVLPDRVASSRISDAHLADTMIGKAVEHMFETEDGSKDEWRGMVLARAPIMNTWFYITYEKDPVLYMYQLLDDYKEGDLRIMPDSNDSPPAEREPGEVVDSLVGKQVEYAKEDGSKRTGMVIHQVEAKPSVYFIKFDDDFHIYVYDLVKTS
- the SPIN1 gene encoding spindlin-1 isoform X2, giving the protein MSKPFMSYKCKRKGHAGVSASMMKKRTSHKKHRNNVGPSKPISQPRRNIVGCRIQHGWKEGSGPVTQWKGTVLDQVPVNPSLYLIKYDGFDCVYGLELHKDERVSALEVLPDRVASSRISDAHLADTMIGKAVEHMFETEDGSKDEWRGMVLARAPIMNTWFYITYEKDPVLYMYQLLDDYKEGDLRIMPDSNDSPPAEREPGEVVDSLVGKQVEYAKEDGSKRTGMVIHQVEAKPSVYFIKFDDDFHIYVYDLVKTS
- the SPIN1 gene encoding spindlin-1 isoform X1, producing the protein MKTPFGKTPGQRSRADAGHAGVSASMMKKRTSHKKHRNNVGPSKPISQPRRNIVGCRIQHGWKEGSGPVTQWKGTVLDQVPVNPSLYLIKYDGFDCVYGLELHKDERVSALEVLPDRVASSRISDAHLADTMIGKAVEHMFETEDGSKDEWRGMVLARAPIMNTWFYITYEKDPVLYMYQLLDDYKEGDLRIMPDSNDSPPAEREPGEVVDSLVGKQVEYAKEDGSKRTGMVIHQVEAKPSVYFIKFDDDFHIYVYDLVKTS